AGTAGGAATTCAAAAGAATATCTCAAATCGAATAAACGATAATGAGATGTGGAAATAAAAAGGTTTTGAGATTAAATTAATGTAAACGAACCGTTAGATATCATATAATTTATTGCTAGATTCAGTATGCGCAGCATTTAAGATTATCGtagaatttctaacatttctaTTCTATTTGAGCATTCTACCATGGCCAATTTTTAAGATTATGCTAACGATGACTAGAACAAAATTTTCGAAAGGTTATCTTGAAACGCGTTTCTATGTCTTCATAAAAGATTCTGACGAGGAACACCAatcaatattatgttatattaaatttaataaaaattcatattaaaTTCCGAACCGAAGCTCGTCGATTGTTTTTCATAAAAGTAGTCCTGCTCCTGAACTAattatgaataacgtttttttttaatatctccTTGAGCTTTTTAGTGCATTCTTTCAAATTATATAAAAGAACCACATGATTATATCTATAAAATGATAATCAATTGAATAGCGTTTCTCGTGAGAAGGTATTTTCATAACATGCCACTGAAAAGCGTTCTTGGAGAAAGATTTCAAAAATGTCATTTTAATTAGCCTTGAGCTTGTCGTTAGCATAATCTTTTTTTCCGACATTTTTCGTACGTTTGCCAGACAAATAACTATTCTTAAAGAATATAGAGAAGAGAATGAAATAGCTGATGTACATCAGCATACCAAGCTTGGCGTTGTAAAGCTGCACGTGGCAATCATCTTGTCCACTTGCTACGTAATAGTGACTCATAGCAGTTACAGCGCAACCGGCAACCATTTGTACCAGTTGTAACGTAGTGATAAGCATGGCAACCCATTTTGGTGGGCTGAATTGCATTGCTTTTAAAGCATAATAAGAGTACATCCATGAATGGACGAAGTAATTCATTACGGTATACCATCTGCCTGTTGCTGTAGTTTCTATATAACATAACCACGAATAAAGAAGAACTGTTGTGTGATGGTACCAGTGCAGAAAGATTAATGGTTGTTTTCGTAACACGATAAATATTGTATCTCCGAGTTCAGCAATTTTTGATAGGATAAATAAGAATGTCCAAAAACCAGAAACGTGGTCTTGTGTAAGGTAgctggaaaaaataataatatatgtaattacGTTTTTAGTATTTTAGAAATATTGTTGTTATATAAAATGATATTGTGTTATATGTctcaaaatttatataaatattatcagACTATACCATAGACAAATACCCAACATTTAGTTTTTAATATAGTAGAGatatagaatatttatataagaTAAATCTAATAAGATAATATTAATAAGAGTATCTAATAAGATAATAGTAATAAGATAAatctaataaaaagaaataaactgataaaatgaattgaaaataaacaatttttatttgaataatatatttaagacataaatatacaaaattatttcttaattaactttgaaactTGTTATTCatctgaaaatattttaaaaattaaaatgggGAAATGAAATTACCTAGGTGAACAAATACTATAGTAAAATCCATGATGCCTTAACGTATGAAACATTTCTGGTGCTGTCCTAAGAAATCCCATAATAGAGAATAACGCAAGCATGGCGCTCCATAAAGCAAGTTTGCTTCTTAAGTTAAACTTTGGTCTATTTGACATGTAATGTTTTCCACCAAAGATTAGGACGACGTAGATCCCACAGTATAAGAAACAATTTGGGTAATGGCTTCTGCTCCATGTTAGAGAATTTGTGTAAGAGTAAGTTTTTTCAAAGTTGAAAACATATGAGTAATTAGGTATAGTAAGCTGCATATAATCGGCATTGCCCATCTTGGGATATCTGTTTTCTATCTTCTGACTATAGAGAAGATATTGCCTTTCGCCTCTGTTACAGGTCagctgaaaagaaagaaagacaatTGATGATATttctgttaaatattattataaagtaTCAATAAGTATAATAAGTATTTTCATTTTGATTTTCCACAATGACTTTTTGGAAACAATATTTCTACATCGTTTCTCAAGTTTCCTCGAATCATTAGTTATCttagaattatattattatccTTTCCTATTCTGGTTTTATATTCATCAGCTTCTTCTAGTTGTAGTATATTGTTACTTAGCATATACTTTCTCCCTTTGACtacttttctcattttttattcTACAGATGCAAGTTCATTTATAATAATA
This genomic stretch from Bombus affinis isolate iyBomAffi1 chromosome 16, iyBomAffi1.2, whole genome shotgun sequence harbors:
- the LOC126925644 gene encoding elongation of very long chain fatty acids protein 6-like — its product is MGNADYMQLTIPNYSYVFNFEKTYSYTNSLTWSRSHYPNCFLYCGIYVVLIFGGKHYMSNRPKFNLRSKLALWSAMLALFSIMGFLRTAPEMFHTLRHHGFYYSICSPSYLTQDHVSGFWTFLFILSKIAELGDTIFIVLRKQPLIFLHWYHHTTVLLYSWLCYIETTATGRWYTVMNYFVHSWMYSYYALKAMQFSPPKWVAMLITTLQLVQMVAGCAVTAMSHYYVASGQDDCHVQLYNAKLGMLMYISYFILFSIFFKNSYLSGKRTKNVGKKDYANDKLKAN